Proteins encoded by one window of Azoarcus sp. PA01:
- the odhB gene encoding 2-oxoglutarate dehydrogenase complex dihydrolipoyllysine-residue succinyltransferase — MLIEVKVPQLSESVSEATLVSWHKKEGDAVSRDENLIDIETDKVVLETPAPADGVLVKIVKADGENVGSGDLIAQIDTEAKAPAGAKRVEAVQAVAAPAPALAMASGGAPSPAARKILEEKGVAAGDVSGTGRGGRVTKEDAVAAQPRAAAPVAAAPVQGGDRAEERVPMTRLRARIAERLIQSKNENAILTTFNEVNMAPVMALRKQYGEKFEKAYGVRLGFMGFFVKAAVTALKRYPIINASVDGSDIVYHGYIDIGIAVGSPRGLVVPILRDADQMSIADIEKKIAEFGQKAKDGKLSLEELTGGTFSISNGGVFGSMLSTPIINPPQSAILGIHATKDRPVVENGQIVIRPINYLALSYDHRIIDGREAVLGLVAMKEALEDPARLILDV; from the coding sequence GTCGTGGCACAAGAAGGAAGGCGACGCGGTGTCGCGCGATGAGAACCTCATCGATATCGAAACCGACAAGGTCGTGCTGGAAACCCCGGCGCCGGCCGACGGCGTGCTGGTAAAGATCGTCAAGGCCGACGGCGAGAACGTCGGCAGCGGCGACCTGATCGCCCAGATCGACACCGAAGCGAAAGCGCCGGCTGGAGCCAAGCGTGTCGAAGCGGTGCAGGCGGTTGCCGCGCCGGCCCCGGCGTTGGCGATGGCCAGCGGCGGAGCGCCTAGCCCGGCCGCGCGCAAGATCCTCGAAGAGAAGGGCGTTGCTGCCGGCGACGTTTCCGGCACGGGCCGCGGCGGTCGCGTGACGAAGGAAGACGCAGTTGCCGCCCAGCCGCGCGCCGCTGCGCCCGTCGCAGCAGCGCCCGTGCAGGGAGGCGACCGGGCCGAAGAGCGGGTGCCGATGACGCGCCTGCGCGCGCGCATCGCCGAGCGCCTGATCCAGTCGAAGAATGAAAACGCGATCCTGACGACGTTCAACGAAGTCAACATGGCGCCGGTGATGGCACTGCGCAAGCAGTACGGCGAGAAGTTCGAGAAGGCGTACGGCGTGCGCCTGGGCTTCATGGGCTTCTTCGTCAAGGCCGCGGTGACCGCGCTTAAGCGTTACCCGATCATCAACGCGTCGGTCGATGGCAGCGACATCGTCTACCACGGCTACATCGACATCGGCATCGCCGTCGGCAGCCCGCGCGGTCTCGTCGTGCCGATCCTGCGCGACGCCGACCAGATGTCAATCGCCGACATCGAGAAGAAGATCGCCGAATTCGGCCAAAAGGCGAAGGATGGCAAGCTGTCGCTCGAAGAGCTCACCGGCGGCACGTTCTCGATCTCGAACGGCGGCGTGTTCGGGTCGATGCTGTCGACGCCAATCATCAACCCGCCTCAGTCCGCGATCCTCGGCATTCACGCCACCAAGGACCGTCCGGTCGTCGAGAACGGCCAGATCGTCATCCGCCCGATCAACTACCTCGCGCTGTCGTACGACCACCGCATCATCGACGGTCGCGAAGCGGTGCTCGGCCTGGTGGCGATGAAGGAAGCGCTGGAAGATCCCGCGCGCCTGATCCTCGACGTGTGA